A genomic stretch from Centroberyx gerrardi isolate f3 chromosome 10, fCenGer3.hap1.cur.20231027, whole genome shotgun sequence includes:
- the usp9 gene encoding ubiquitin carboxyl-terminal hydrolase 9X isoform X7, whose protein sequence is MTATTRGSPVGGNDSQGQGQAPDAQSQPPLPQNQTSSPNSSNENSPVSPPDEQGQGDGPPQLEEEEPAFPHTDLAKLDDMINRPRWVVPVLPKGELEVLLEAAIDLSKRGLDVKCEACQRFFRDGLTISFTKILTDEAVSGWKFEIHRCIINNTHRLVELCVAKLSQDWFPLLELLAMATNPHCKFHIYNGTRPSETVPAGAQLADDELFARPPDPRSPKGWLVDLINKFGTLNGFQMLHDRFMSGQALNVQIIAALIKPFGQCYEFLTLHTVKKYFLPVIEMVPQFLENLTDEELKKEAKNEAKNDALSMIIKSLKNLASRVPGQEETVKNLEIFRLKMILRLLQISSFNGKMNALNEVNKVISSVSYYTHRHNPEEEEWLTAERMAEWIQQNHILSIVLRDSLHQPQYVEKLEKILRFVIKEKALTMQDLDNIWAAQAGKHEAIVKNVHDLLAKLAWDFSPEQLDHLFDCFKASWTNASKKQREKLLELIRRLAEDDKDGVMAHKVLNLLWNLAHSDDVPVDIMDQALSAHIKILDYSCSQDRDTQKIQWIDRFIEELRTNDKWVIPALKQIREICSLFGEAPQNLSQTQRSPHVFYRHDLINQLQHNHALVTLVAENLSAYMETMRQFSKEQAEFDPQTVRPGSRYSHVQEVQERLNFLRFLLKDGQLWLCAPQAKQIWKCLAENAVFLCDREACFKWYSKLMGDEPDLDPDINKDFFENNVLQLDPSLLTENGMKCFERFFKAVNCREGKLVAKRRAYMMDDLELIGLDYLWRVVIQGSDDIASRAIDLLKEIYTNLGPKLQVNQVEIHEDFIQSCFDRLKASYDTLCVLDGDKDSINCARQEAIRMVRVLTVLKEYINECDSDYHEERTILPMSRAFRGKHITLIVRFPNQGRQVDDLDIWSHTNDTIGSVRRGILNRIKANATHTKIELFIGGEVVDPADDRKLIGQLNLKDKTLITAKLTQVSANMPSSPDSSSDSSTGSPGNHGNHYSDGPNPEVESCLPGVIMSLHLRYISFLWQVADLGCNLNMPLLRDGARVLMKLMPPDNTTVENLRAVCLDHAKLGENSLSPTLDSRFFGPSPSQVLYLIEVVYALLMPASATLGEDASDFQYNFLKSGGLPLVLSMLTRNNFLPSADMETRRGAYLNALKIAKLLLTAVGFGHVKAVAEACQPNAEGNIPVSPINQATHDQALVLQSALQNIPNPASECMLRNVAIRLAQQISDEVKGQQMNFFQASKYIPDICVIRAVQKIVWASGCGTVQLVFSSNEEISKIYEKTNAAKEPDGEDEQVCCEALEVMTLCFALMPTALDTLSKEKAWQTFIIDLLLHCHSKSVRQMAQEQFFLMATRCCMGHRPLLFFITLLFTVLGSTAKERAKHAGDYFTLLRHLLNYAYNSNINLPNAEVLLNNEIDWLKRIRDEVKRTGETGVEETILEGHIGVTKELLAFQTPEKKYYIGCEKGGANLIKELIDDFIFPASNVYLQYMKSGEFPTEQAIPVCSSPASINAGFELLVALAVGCVRNLKQIVDTLTDMYYLGCETLTEWEYLPPVGPRPNKGFVGLKNAGATCYMNSVIQQLYMIPPIRNGILAIEGTGTDVDDDMSGDEKQENESNVDPRDEVFSYHHQFDDKPSSKSEDRKEYNIGVLRHLQVIFGHLAASRLQYYVPRGFWKQFRLWGEPVNLREQHDALEFFNSLVDSLDEALKALGHPAMLSKVLGGSFADQKICQGCPHRYECEESFTTLNVDIRNHQNLLDSMEQYVKGDLLEGANAYHCEKCNKKVDTVKRLLIKKLPPVLAIQLKRFDYDWERECAIKFNDYFEFPRELDMEPYTVAGVAKLEGDDVNPENQVIQQNEPSEPTPPGSSKYRLVGVLVHSGQASGGHYYSYIIQRNGGDGERNRWYKFDDGDVTECKMDDEEEMKNQCFGGEYMGEVFDHMMKRMSYRRQKRWWNAYILFYERMDSLDKDSELVKYISELTVSSTKPHQVKMPGVIECSVRKQNVQFMHNRMQYSLEYFQFIKKLLTCNSVYLNPPPGQDHLLPEAEEIAMISVQLAARFLFSTGFHTKKVVRGPASDWYDALCVLLRHSKNVRYWFAHNVLFAYANRFSEYLLECPSAEVRGAFAKLIVFIAHFSLQDGPCPSPTASPGPSAQGCDNLSLSDHLLRAVLNLLRREVSEHGRHLQQYFNLFVMYANLGLAEKTQLLKLSVPATFMLVALDEGPGPPIKYQYAELGKLYTVVSQLVRCCDVSSRMQSSINGNPPLPNPYGDTNLTAPVMPVQQLVAEILFVRTSYVKKIIEDCSNSEETVKLLRFSCWENPQFSSTVLSELLWQVAYSYTYELRPYLDLLLQILLIEDSWQTHRIHNVLKGIPDDRDGLFDTIQRSKNHYQKRAYQCIKCMVALFSNCSVAYQILQSNGDLKRKWTWAVEWLGDELERRPYTGNPQYTYNNWSPPVQSNETSNGYFLERSHSARMTLAKACELCPEECHITKHEVVSEEDATMPKSSSPQQLLPGEGTGQQQHTEPDDQEAPDDQDSSPPEDTSLYPHSPGTTQFQQPDFCSSPPNQNNHPHGQPYTGPAAQHMNNPQRPGPASAPAPGPTQTPTPGPGPTPGPGPRAQENWESTEEVAPAPTSSTPAPAPPKE, encoded by the exons GGCTGGTTGGTGGACTTAATAAACAAATTTGGCACGTTAAACGGGTTTCAAATGCTGCACGATCGCTTCATGAGTGGCCAAGCACTGAACGTCCAGATCATCGCTGCACTTATCAA GCCTTTTGGCCAGTGTTACGAGTTCCTCACATTGCACACGGTGAAGAAGTACTTCCTCCCAGTCATCGAGATGGTTCCTCAGTTTCTAGAGAATCTCACAGATGAGGAGCTGAAAAAAGAGGCCAAGAATGAAGCCAAAAACGACGCACTGTCCATGATAATCAAGTCCCTGAAGAACCTGGCTTCTCGTGTCCCAGGGCAGGAGGAGACGGTGAAGAATTTAGAGATTTTTAGGTTAAAAATGATTCTTAG GTTATTGCAAATTTCCTCTTTTAATGGCAAAATGAATGCACTAAATGAAGTAAACAAGGTGATCTCCAGCGTGTCCTACTACACTCATCGGCATAACccggaagaggaggagtggctGACCGCTGAGCGCATGGCA GAGTGGATCCAGCAGAACCACATCCTGTCCATTGTGTTGAGGGACAGTCTGCACCAGCCACAGTATGTCGAGAAACTGGAGAAGATCCTTCGCTTCGTCATCAAGGAAAAAGCGCTTACCATGCAAGATCTGGATAACATCTGGGCTGCGCAG GCTGGTAAGCATGAGGCCATTGTGAAGAATGTCCATGACCTGCTGGCCAAGCTGGCATGGGACTTCTCACCTGAGCAGCTTGACCACCTCTTTGACTGCTTCAAG GCGAGCTGGACCAATGCCAGCAAGAAGCAGCGCGAGAAACTGCTGGAGCTGATCCGGCGCCTGGCTGAGGACGATAAGGACGGGGTAATGGCCCACAAGGTCCTCAACCTGCTGTGGAACCTGGCGCACAGCGACGATGTGCCTGTAGACATCATGGACCAGGCTCTTAGCGCTCATATCAAGATACTGGATTACAGCTGCTCACAG gacagagacacacagaagaTCCAGTGGATAGATCGCTTCATAGAGGAGCTACGAACCAACGACAAATGGGTGATCCCTGCCCTGAAGCAGATCAGAGAGATCTGTAGCCTGTTTGGAGAAGCCCCTCAGAACCTTAG TCAAACCCAGAGGAGTCCTCACGTGTTCTATCGCCACGACCTGATCAACCAGCTGCAGCATAACCACGCTCTGGTCACCTTGGTGGCTGAGAACCTCTCTGCGTACATGGAGACCATGAGGCAGTTCTCCAAAG AACAGGCTGAGTTTGACCCCCAGACGGTGAGGCCAGGGAGCCGCTACAGCCATGTCCAGGAAGTACAGGAACGGCTCAACTTCCTGAG GTTTCTGCTAAAGGATGGCCAGCTGTGGCTGTGTGCCCCGCAGGCCAAGCAGATCTGGAAGTGTCTGGCTGAGAATGCCGTATTTCTCTGTGACCGCGAGGCCTGCTTCAAATG GTACTCCAAGCTGATGGGCGATGAGCCAGACCTGGACCCGGACATCAACAAGGACTTTTTTGAGAACAATGTTCTGCAGTTAGACCCATCTCTATTGACGGAGAATGGCATGAAGTGCTTTGAGAGGTTCTTCAAGGCCGTCAACTGCAGGGAGGGCAAGCTGGTAGCCAAGCGCAGGGCCTACATGATGGATGACCTGGAGCTAATAGGCCTGGACTACCTCTGGAGG gTGGTAATTCAAGGAAGTGATGACATCGCCAGCAGAGCCATAGACCTGCTGAAAGAGATCTACACCAACCTTGGACCAAAACTACAAGTCAATCAG GTGGAGATCCACGAGGATTTCATCCAGTCATGTTTTGACCGTCTAAAAGCATCCTACGACACTCTGTGCGTGTTGGACGGCGATAAGGACAGCATCAACTGTGCCCGGCAGGAGGCCATCCGCATGGTTCGAGTGCTCACTGTACTCAAGGAGTACATCAATGAATGTGACAGTGACTACCACGAAGAGAGGACTATACTGCCCATGTCCAG GGCTTTCCGGGGGAAGCACATCACACTGATCGTGCGTTTCCCCAACCAGGGGCGTCAGGTGGACGACCTGGATATCTGGTCTCACACCAATGACACCATCGGCTCAGTGCGGCGCGGCATCCTCAACCGGATCAAGGCCAACGCCACACATACCAAGATAGAGCTGTTTATTGGTGGGGAGGTTGTCGATCCGGCTGACGACAGGAAGCTGATTGGACAGCTGAATTTGAAGGACAAAACG CTGATTACAGCCAAGCTGACCCAGGTGAGCGCCAACATGCCCTCCAGCCCAGACAGCTCGTCTGACTCATCCACTGGCTCCCctggtaaccatggcaaccactACAGCGATGGGCCCAACCCTGAGGTGGAGAGCTGTCTGCCTGGTGTG ATCATGTCGCTGCACCTGCGCTACATCTCCTTCTTGTGGCAGGTGGCTGACCTGGGCTGTAACCTCAACATGCCTCTGCTCAGAGATGGAGCCCGGGTTCTCATGAAGCTCATGCCCCCAG ATAACACTACAGTGGAAAATCTACGTGCTGTGTGTCTGGACCATGCCAAGCTGGGTGAGAACAGCCTCAGTCCCACACTGGACTCCCGCTTCTTCGGCCCGTCACCCTCACAAGTGCTCTACCTCATCGAG GTTGTGTATGCCCTGCTGATGCCAGCCAGTGCCACACTGGGCGAGGATGCCAGCGACTTCCAGTACAACTTCCTGAAGAGTGGCGGGCTGCCCCTGGTGCTGAGCATGCTCACCAGGAACAACTTCCTGCCATCGGCGGACATGGAGACACGGCGCGGGGCTTACCTCAACGCGCTGAAAATCGCCAAGCTGCTGCTTACCGCTGTAGGCTTTGGGCATGTCAAGGCCGTGGCCGAGGCGTGCCAGCCCAACGCTGAGGGGAACATCCCAGTCTCACCG ATTAATCAAGCCACTCATGACCAGGCCCTAGTCCTCCAGAGCGCCCTGCAGAACATCCCAAACCCTGCCTCAGAATGCATGCTGCGCAACGTAGCCATCCGCCTGGCCCAGCAGATTTCTGACGAGGTGAAAGGACAGCAGATG AACTTCTTCCAGGCATCCAAGTACATCCCAGACATCTGTGTGATCCGGGCAGTACAGAAAATAGTGTGGGCATCAGGCTGCGGTACAGTGCAGCTTGTCTTCAGCTCCAATGAAGAAATCAGCAAGATCTATGAGAAG ACAAATGCAGCTAAGGAGCCAGATGGGGAGGATGAGCAGGTGTGCTGTGAGGCCCTGGAGGTGATGACGCTGTGTTTCGCCCTCATGCCCACTGCTCTGGACACGCTCAGTAAGGAGAAGGCTTGGCAGACCTTCATCATAGACCTGCTGCTTCACTGCCACAGCAA GTCTGTGCGTCAGATGGCCCAGGAACAGTTTTTCCTGATGGCCACCAGGTGCTGTATGGGCCATCgacccctcctcttcttcatcaccCTCCTCTTCACTGTGCTGGGG AGCACGGCCAAGGAGCGGGCCAAACATGCAGGCGACTACTTCACCTTGCTCAGACACCTGCTGAACTACGCCTATAACAGCAACATCAACCTGCCTAATGCTGAGGTGTTGCTTAACAATGAGATCGACTGGCTCAAACGGATCAGG GATGAGGTTAAGAGGACAGGGGAGACTGGTGTGGAGGAGACCATACTGGAGGGCCACATCGGTGTCACCAAGGAGCTGCTAGCCTTCCAGACCCCAGAGAAGAAGTACTACATCGGCTGTGAGAAGGGAGGAGCTAACCTGATTAAG gAGCTGATTGACGACTTCATCTTCCCAGCATCTAATGTCTACCTGCAGTACATGAAGAGCGGGGAGTTCCCCACAGAGCAGGCCATCCCAGTGTGCAGCAGCCCTGCCTCCATCAACGCCGGCTTTGAGCTGCTGGTGGCTCTGGCTGTTGGCTGTGTCCGTAACCTCAAGCAGATAGTCGACACTCTGACGGACATGTACTACCTAG GTTGTGAGACATTGACAGAGTGGGAGTACTTGCCTCCAGTGGGGCCACGGCCCAACAAAGGCTTCGTAGGTCTGAAGAATGCAGGGGCCACCTGCTATATGAACTCTGTCATTCAGCAGCTGTACATGATCCCTCCCATCCGCAACGGCATCCTGGCCATTGAGGGCACCGGCACTGACGTGGATGATGATATGTCAGGGGATGAGAAGCAGGAGAATGAG AGTAATGTTGACCCACGTGACGAGGTGTTCAGCTACCACCACCAGTTCGATGACAAGCCCTCCAGTAAGTCAGAGGACAGGAAAGAGTACAACATTGGGGTGCTGCGCCACCTACAAGTCATCTTTGGCCACCTGGCTGCCTCCAGGCTGCAGTACTACGTCCCTAGGGGATTCTGGAAGCAGTTCAG GTTATGGGGTGAGCCAGTGAACTTGCGGGAGCAGCACGATGCTCTGGAGTTCTTCAACTCGCTGGTGGACAGTCTGGACGAAGCTCTGAAAGCCCTGGGCCACCCAGCCATGCTCAGCAAGGTGCTGGGAGGCTCCTTCGCTGACCAAAAGATCTGCCAAGGCTGCCCCCACAG GTATGAGTGTGAGGAATCATTCACCACGCTCAATGTAGACATCAGAAACCACCAAAACCTGTTGGACTCCATGGAACAGTATGTCAAAGGAGATCTGCTGGAGGGAGCCAACGCCTACCACTGTGAGAAGTGCAACAAGAAG GTGGACACAGTGAAGCGCCTGCTGATTAAGAAGCTGCCTCCTGTCCTGGCCATCCAGCTGAAGCGCTTCGACTACGACTGGGAGAGGGAGTGTGCTATCAAGTTCAACGACTACTTTGAGTTTCCCAGGGAGCTGGACATGGAGCCGTACACCGTGGCCGGTGTGGCCAAGCTAGAGGGGGACGACGTCAACCCAGAGAACCAGGTGATCCAACAGAACGAGCCCTCGGAGCCCACGCCACCCGGCAGCTCCAAGTACCGTCTGGTGGGGGTGCTGGTGCACTCGGGCCAGGCCAGCGGCGGACACTACTACTCCTATATTATCCAGAGGAACGGGGGCGACGGCGAGAGGAACCGCTGGTACAAGTTTGACGACGGCGACGTGACTGAGTGCAAGATGGATgacgaggaggagatgaagaaccAGTGCTTCGGAGGGGAATACATGGGCGAGGTGTTTGACCACATGATGAAAAGGATGTCGTACCGCAGGCAGAAGCGCTGGTGGAACGCCTACATCCTGTTCTACGAGCGCATGGACTCACTGGACAAGGACAGCGAGCTTGTCAAATATATCTCGGAGCTCACCGTCTCCTCCACCAAGCCACACCAGGTTAAGATGCCCGGTGTGATCGAGTGCAGCGTCCGCAAGCAGAACGTCCAGTTCATGCACAACCGAATGCAATACAGCCTGGAATATTTCCAGTTCATTAAGAAACTCCTGACCTGTAACAGTGTCTATTTAAATCCTCCTCCAG GACAAGACCATCTTTTgccagaggcagaggagatAGCTATGATAAGTGTTCAGCTGGCTGCTAGGTTCCTCTTCAGCACAGGCTTCCACACCAAGAAAGTAGTACGGGGTCCTGCCAGTGACTG GTATGATGCCCTCTGCGTCCTGCTGAGACACAGTAAGAATGTACGCTACTGGTTTGCACACAACGTCCTGTTTGCCTACGCCAACCGGTTCTCTGAGTACCTGCTGGAGTGCCCCAGCGCCGAGGTCCGTGGTGCGTTTGCCAAGCTCATCGTCTTCATCGCACACTTCTCCCTGCAAGACGGCCCCTGTCCCTCTCCCACCGCTTCGCCTGGACCCTCTGCTCAG GGCTGTGATAACCTCAGTCTGAGTGACCACCTGTTGAGAGCCGTACTCAACCTGCTCAGGAGAGAGGTTTCTGAACACGGCCGTCACCTGCAGCAGTACTTCAACCTCTTTGTCATGTACGCCAATCTGG GCCTGGCAGAAAAGACCCAGCTGCTGAAGTTAAGTGTCCCTGCCACCTTCATGTTGGTAGCTCTGGACGAGGGTCCCGGCCCTCCCATTAAGTACCAATACGCTGAGCTAGGCAAGCTCTACACTGTCGTCTCCCAGCTGGTGCGCTGCTGCGACGTCTCCTCACGCATGCAGTCCTCCATCAATG GTAACCCTCCTCTCCCCAACCCGTACGGCGACACCAACCTGACAGCCCCAGTGATGCCCGTCCAGCAGCTGGTGGCAGAGATCCTGTTTGTAAGGACCAGTTATGTGAAGAAGATCATCGAGGACTGCAGCAACTCTGAGGAGACCGTGAAGCTGTTACGCTTCAGCTGCTGGGAGAACCCCCAGTTCTCTTCCACTGTGCTCAGTGAACTACTCTGGCAG gTGGCGTACTCCTACACCTATGAACTGAGGCCTTACCTGGACTTGCTGCTACAGATCCTGCTCATCGAGGACTCCTGGCAGACACACAG GATCCACAATGTGCTGAAAGGCATTCCTGATGACAGAGACGGACTGTTTGACACCATCCAGAGGTCAAAGAACCACTACCAGAAACGGGCCTACCAGTGCATCAAATGCATGGTGGCCCTCTTCAGCAATTGCTCTGTGGCCTACCAGATCCTACAG AGTAATGGTGATCTGAAGCGCAAGTGGACGTGGGCAGTGGAATGGTTAGGGGACGAGCTGGAGAGGAGGCCGTACACGGGGAACCCCCAGTATACCTACAACAACTGGTCCCCTCCCGTTCAGAGCAACGAGACCTCCAACGGCTATTTCCTGGAGCGCTCCCACAGTGCGCGCATGACACTGGCCAAGGCCTGTGAACTCTGTCCCGAGGAG TGTCACATAACGAAGCACGAGGTGGTGTCTGAAGAAGACGCCACGATGCCGAAATCATCCTCGCCACAACAGCTTTTGCCAGGGGAAGGgacaggacagcagcagcacact GAGCCCGATGACCAGGAAGCACCTGATGATCAGGACTCCTCCCCACCTGAGGACACCTCCCTCTACCCACACTCTCCTGGAACCACCCAGTTTCAGCAG CCTGATTTCTGTTCTTCTCCTCCTAATCAGAACAACCACCCCCATGGGCAGCCATACACAGGGCCCGCTGCTCAGCACATGAACAACCCCCAGCGCCCCGGTCCCGCCTCTGCCCCAGCTCCAGGCCCCACCCAGACCCCGACCCCAGGCCCCGGTCCCACTCCTGGCCCAGGCCCGCGAGCACAAGAGAACTGGGAGAGCACCGAGGAGGTCGCCCCtgcccccacctcctccaccccagcGCCTGCCCCGCCTAAGGAGTAA